aatgtCATGCCACTTAAATGTAATTACCATCAGTGttaatcaaaatttaaattttgaatgAGCTTACTCATTGTGAAACACATTGGTTCAATTGAGTACACAAAACTAATATTTATCAAAGGTGTAGCTGGCATAACTCCCTTCAAGTATTTGACTTTAGAAGCTCAAAAATCTctacattgtttatttatttattgttagtttttttgtttttgcaatcacatacatacacacacaaaaaaaagctgTTGTCTTCATGGTAAGCAGGACTCTTAAATTGAAATAACATTATTCCTGGTAGTTTGCCAGTGGCTTCACATCCAACCCAATCCACTCAGAGCTCTGAGAAAAGAGATGGCTCCATTTAAACATTTCTGTatgatttttacacacacacacacacacacacacacacacacacacacacacacacacacacacacacacacacacacacacacacaaaacaaatgaaCAGATTTTACATTTTAGGGCAAactatttatttgacatttaattcATTATGCAGAATTTTCCCCCAAATAAAGTATAGACTTAAAATTATAACCCCTCTCAATAATCACCACTGCCCTGTGTCTGTATGaccaattttattgttttactgtgcTCAGGATGTTTCTGGGGTGCAGTCTTTGGCCAGTGGGCATGTAGCTTTCAGCAAATAATGATTTGTGGTGCAGGTGAAGATGAGACTTGTCCAAATACACGCActtgagttatttttttttttttttttatcacttgacCACTTGTTTACTTAATGacttatttcctgtatttggcccaagtcTTTAAGTGGGTGTGAAAACCAAAAGGGTGTATAGAACTTTTCATTACCAAATGGGACACAGTTATAGTGTTATAAAAATGCAAGTGTTTCCAAAGCGTTATTTCGATCAGtactttgcatttttaaatgcattttctccTCTGTTCAGTAGTCTCCATAACAGATGATGCAATTTAGTAACTGTGGTAATAAAAGCAGTTGCTAATGTAGTACAAATCTAAACATACTCATCTTTTTCATTTccagaacatgatgcatgatgggacaCTGCTATGAAGCAGCGTGGATTTTGTGTGCGTTAATGGTTTATATGACTACTTTAGATACTTGCTCATATATAAACGCCAGTCATACAAACCATTGATGCATTAACCCTAAAAGAGGCAACATGTCCTGGGGAATACAAAAATGTGAGAGTCTGTGGGGAGAGGCAGTGAAAGTGTAGATCTTATTTTTTGATTTTATGTTGAAAGGGCGTTTGTTGTGAATATTTTAATCTGGTGACTATTTCATACATTCTTTGTTTAGCTTACAGGCAgcatataaaaatgctgtggCCACCTGTTGTGGGAAAATACTCACCCTCATATAAAAgtttatgtatttcaaatatttacaatatttgcaGGGAACTTACAAGTTGTTGTTAAGCGTTACCTTATTATGTTCATGTTGAAATtttctgaatttattttttatattttttcataatctTTAAATGATATTAGTACATATTGACTAAATATTGGTTTCCCTACATCAAATAAACATTAAGGCTTTTATACATTTAGATGTTATCATATAATATAGAGGAGGaattatgaaatcaaaacaaaacaaaaaaaagatttaagtGATTGTCTTTTTCTTCTCTCGAGCTCACACTTCTCGGGAGTCAAAGAGCCAATAGTGACTTGCACTTCTGCAGGGAAAGTTTATGACTCTTTGTCTCTAGCATGATGTTTTGCATATGAAACTGGATTGGGTGTTCAAGAGAATAATCTTCAAGATTCTTATAATACTAATGTGTCggtatcaacatataatatacactctgaTTGAGAtcattaaaatacaaaatcatAGATACCAAACATGGTATAGGTGAGGTTATATTAAATAGTGAtctatcataagcatgcataaaacatatacaatacacaaaacCATATAAAAGAAGGTAGTAATCATACACAATGACCTCGGCATATGCATGATAgaaaaatttgtttattaattaatgtaagAAGTCATTTCCTGTAGCAGTATGTGTCTGTTTGAGAGACTTAAGTAGGAGGGAAGACTCTCTCTACTTACTTTTAGGTTGTAAAGTTTATCTGATCTGTCTGAGATGTCCTGGTTGGGTTCTGGCTGTCTTTCACAGACATAGGCACCGAGTCTGGTGTTGGGTGAGGGGGGTTGTGATTGTTTGTTAATctaatgaataatttatttgttaaatataacaaacttttgtgtctgattggtccagatTCTCAGAAAATCAGTTCAATACATAAAACTCTTAGATAATAATTTATTGTCATTCATTTAATAActtattaaatttagttttaggtCAACAATACATGGgtttacaatacacacatctaAACCTATATCAAGCCTATATACATATGtaaatctataaaataaatttactaaaaaaatacatatgtaaACTTAtgtataaaacatacaaaatatatatagtttatttagtattatatatttagtttatttagcaTTGCATTTCATACATAAGGTTTTTATGGCTCACATATTCAATTCAGTGATTAATGTGAGACAAATAAACCTTCTTCAAAAGCATGTTGTACCATATTCAACATTTactttttactataaaaaaattaacataaaaaatacattaatgaagaAATCCCAAGCTGTTTCAGTCCAGTACGATTACAGTATCTTGaattattactaacaatataaaagttatttcaaGATTTTACAGCCAAAATacctaataaaaagtaaaaaaaaatctataaaccaGAGAGCAGAAGGCACAAAGTAAATTGTTTACAGCAGGTTTATCAGTAAAGCTTTGTTCATGTTGACAATTTATAGGCCCTAGATATTTGTATATCAACTATGATACAGTAGGCTAATATATTCATAAATCGACATAATTATGGTTTAACACAATTTTACAACAgatgtttactgtaaattatgagagataatttttttttacaaatgtatctCAAATGTTGTAACCTGCATTGCCTGACAAGCATTctattttaaatcagtttataCCCATAAAGGGGTGACATATACTGGAGGATACAAACATAAAAATTGCCCTTTTTAACTCTAAAAAGGTCTTGCCTTTTTAAGGGTTAAACAAAAAATGGTATAATTcatgaaaaatatgaaaagtcTTCTTTGATTTTATGTCCTCCAAACTGTTGCTGTTGTCATTAGTCGGTtgaagaaaataaatagaaatttgGTTTGGATCCtgacaatatataaaaaatatttaatttgattataattttagttttaattagatataaagtattttttagtttttttattgaatttatttatttttcttccaaaACAATCTTTGTCTATACACAGTTACAAATCAGTTTGATAATAGATTATTTTCTATTGAACAAATAACAGGATTAATCAAAAACCTAAATTAAATCAATTCGATTTTAGCCGGATAAAAaacatatgtatatttttaaaagtaacctgATTTAAACAGTATGTTTTACAAATACACCAAGCTTTATTCCagttaaatgtatgtaaatttaaaaaaagtgtgtatTTATTCTAAATACATTGGTTGACAATAAGCTTTTAAGAGTATAGCTGTTTCACCTATTATAATATTCCTATAATATGTTTATTAGTACAACTGTGTTTAAGATCAATGTCTCCTAGAAACATGCTGTCTCATATAACATATATTGCCTCCGGAGAATCACTTCCACAAGCTCTTACATACTGTATAACTTGTTAGGAATGGTGTCAAATACAGCAGCGTACTCTTTTGACATAGCTGTAAAACCAAATTTATCcaggaattaaaaataaataaataaaataaaacattacatgaCATATATGAAGCTAAAGACACATAAACAGATATTAAAAAAGTATAGTATAGTCATTCTTGCTCAATGACTCTAACAACGTGCCTGCAACTCTGCATAGCCTCATATGACGTGATGCCTGCAAGAACAATGTACGTGAAGGTATGCAAATACATAGGATACATTCATACTACAATGATTGGATGAACATTTTAATGACACGAGTCTTACACAGAggatgtttatttataattttttttaaacaatttagaaaaaagtatattatttatataagatGTAAAGAAACAttcaaccattattattattattattagttttttttaaagaaatagacCAATTTTTTTTGCTGGGTTTACAGACAATAtctgacattttaattttaaactgtttaattttactgtaaaaatgacagtaaagtacTTTTAAAAAGTTATCAACCATGCTAAATGTAGTATATCCTCAACTCTAAATACCCTTCTTCTTGGATGAGAATTCATTAGCACCTAAAGACAGGTTTTGGACCATCTTTTTGGACTACTTCATCTACCCTAAACATGTTTGTCTATGTTTGTACTGTAATGTTGTATGCAACAGGTCCTTTCAGAGTGAAGCCCAGGTAAAAAGTGACATTCTCATTGTTGTGGGGTACTGAGGATGTCTTCAGAGCTGGTATATGAAATTTCATTCCTTTGGGACCCTCCAGAAATACCTTCTCGTCTTCCGTCCAGCCTGTGACACATTTCAGCAATTTAGACATTTCTGGCATTTTCCATAACTCTCCACTGAACCATTTCAGCCGTTTTTCTGAAACTGAGAACATTTTTGTGATTGTTTCAAACTTACTCTTGTGGACAAATTTTTCAAAACCAGTCCCAttgctcaggaagaaatgagtgTAGATCCTCTTTTTCCTTGGAGGGATGTCTTTCAATTTCTTGTCATAGAGTTTCTGGAGGTGTTCAACAGCAGAGAGCACTATCTCATACTTGTGTTCTTTCTCTGCTTCTGTGTCATGTTCTTCTGGCCAGAAAAGTAAGACGAGCAAGAAAAGAGTGCTTGGTAAGcacctctgtttctctctaggaAACTGGTCAGTCAGACTTTGTAAATCCTGAAATGCAGCCAGCTTGGGAGACTGAGTTGAGAGGCAACTTAAAGCAAAGTGTGATGCTATGTAGTTGACAAGGTCGGATTGTGGCATTTGTGCCCCCATAGGATTGCTTGGGTAAAGTGAAATAATTTGCTCCAGAACCATGACAGGACTTTCTGGTTTGTTAAGACCACAACAATCTTTCTGGTTTGTTAGGATGGAAAAAATGGTTGTGATGTTTCCCCCACCATGATGATAAATCATCATGCGTTTCATGACAGGAGTTAACTTTCCTTGGTTTTGGTCTTTACTTTGAGAAGCACCACTAAAGTATTTACCATAGGCAGAAGACTTATTCACCAGCCAGTGCATGGGGTACTTTGTGGTCCTCTCAACAGTCTCAGATGTCTTCTCCTCATCGGTGTTCTTGTCAGTCTGGAAGTAACTCAAGTCTTCTGAAATCCATTCCAGTGCCTCCAGTATTATTTTTTGGAGGTTCTTCAGCTTCCCATGAAAAACTTCCCATGGTTTTTCTACCTCAGCAGGCATATAATCTGTGAGGAGGTATTTTATGCATTGGGAATGATTTCTTCCCGAGAACACATCAAGAGAGGAAATCAGCTTTAGCAATTCACATCCTACTTCTACTACTCCAAAAAAGCCAGCATTGTTAATGGTCTCATTGTCTTCAACTGCTGCTTTCTCACATTCCTGAAAACATTCAATAGCCTTTAGTGCTGTTTCCAAAGCACCTACAACATTTTCAGGTGTTTTTTCAGTTTGCTTCATGGCTTTAAATTTTGCTGTGAACCATTGCCTGTACACCTGACCTCTGGTATCAAGAAAGTAAGAATTGTTTGGCCTTTTCGCTACAGCAGTCTTTGCCCACTGTTCTGCTTCTTCAAATCTGTCATGTTTGTAATTGAGTCGAGCCAGCTGTTGAGCAAAAAATGCATCCTCGTGAAAACGCTTGTAAGCCGCCTTGAGAAGTTCGATAGCTTTATCTGGacattctttctctctcacatgCTCAATTAGAGGGGAGAAGAAGGTGTCCATTTTATCACCTTTGCTGATCCTGCGGCGTGTCATGAACAGATCTCGCAAGAACTTCATGTACTGATCTTTACCAAACCTGTGCTCAAAGAGCACATCATTGTTAAGAAGATCCAAAGCGAGACCACTTTGTTGTTGCTTGTCACCCAGAAGTTGATGGAGTAATTCCTTTGCAATCAGCGGATGAATTATTCTGATGAACTTAATGTAGGTTTTTTCATCCCTCAAATGTATTAAGACCAATCTAGCTTGCTCACTCAGAGAAGTCTCAAAGGCATGTTGTCTAAATCTATCCAAATGAACTGAAAGACCCAGGAGAGCTTCGCAATGTGACCGAGAAATGAATGAGTTCTGCACGTAAGTGTTGAGCAGTGCCACATACAGAACAAGCTTAGTAACAACAGACTTGATATCAATGCCTTGTAGTAAATGCTTGACAAACTGCTTCACATATTCAATAATTTTGTGGCTCTCAAATTCCTCACTCATCAGGACAAATGTTAGAATGAATTCTGGTTTAAACTGTTTTTCAAGGCTTTGTCGTTTTTTGGAAAACTgctttttttctgtctctgaaAGCTTATGAGTAATAGAAACGTTGTGTTGAGGTGATTCCTTGCACATTTTTTCTGGATTGTGAGATCTCCTACAACTTAACAGGATGAAGCAGAGGGTTCCACGTGCTATTTTCTTGGTATTGACGGCTACTTCCAGTTCATACTTGACATCTTCTAAATACTCAtgatcacagtcttcaaacagcAGGAGTACAGGGAGGCATTTTTGGGGATCTTTTTCTTCATATTCTCAAAGCCAAATGGCATCTTCTGAAACAACCGATGCTGAGTATGAAGGTTTTACAACTGCACACCTTAGATCCCTTCGGTTATTCCACAGCACCTGCCTTGCCACTGTACTACCACCACTGCCCGGATGATGGTACATGTTGATGCAGCTGATAGGTGCCCGGTCCAAACTCCAACAAAGACAGTCTTTTACCAGACTGTTGACTTCATTGTAAGCATCTCTTTGAATAACCTCTCCAACAATTTTTTGATCTGCAAGCCAGAGATTCATCCAAGTTACTTTTCCTCCATGGTAAAACTGCTGCTCAATATTCTCTTTTTCAGATTTAATGACATCAGGACTAGTTTCTTCGCAGTGATTTAGACTCAAAATCTCCAAAGAACATATTTTTTCCTCCTCTCGAGTATCAAGGAAACACTCTCCTTTGACATGGATTGGTAATCGTTTCATTGTCCGTTTAGTGGTAGGCTGGACCTGTTGGAGGGTTGCATTTACTTGACTTAATGTCATCCCAACAACACTTGATCTATTTACTGTTTCAATATCACTGGATCCTAGAGCAAAGGTCTGCCATTTCTTAAAATTGTCCTCTGATTCTGCAAGGCAAATAATGTCTTCATGTCCTTCCATGTCAGTGATGAACTCATAGAACGCGTTTAGGAAAGGTGTGTCAACAGGTGAAGTAAGGAGGAAAATCACTTGAAAGGTTCCTTTGGGTAAGATGTCTTTGCAAATCAATGACACACAATCTTTTAGAAGGGTCCTTTTTGTTTTAACCCAGGTCTTCTCATCACAGGGAGGCTCGTTGCCTTTGAAATCATTTCGGCCATTGCAAAATATCCAGCTGATCTGATCAAACAAACGTTGATGACTCTCAAATTCTCGGATGCTCAAGCCACTGGGTATTTTGTAGTTCTGCAGGAAATGGCGGTTCACTGCATGGTGCTTATTGTATTCATGGCATAGCCCATAAACATTGGAATCTGGATCAAAGTCAAACACACAGAAGATGTTCATGTTCAACAAAAAATCAATGCTTTGCAGATCCTTCTCCTGAAGTTGGTTGGTAACCAGTATGTGCCATTTGTCCTTGTCCAGTATTTTCTTTCCACCCGTTATGAGCATGATGAGCTTCTTTCCCAGGTTCTGGCTTAGATCTGGTGCTGAGAAATTATTCCTTCTCTCTGCCTCTTCTCTTTGAGTATCCCTAAAACTGATGTTTTGGTAAAAGTCACTGAGGTCATCCACTGGTTCGGTTTTAGAACCTACTCTGCGAAAAACAGTGTACTTCTCAAGATGAACTTTGTTTGCCTTCTCATTGAAATTTGGCAAGCTAACAGAGAACACCCTATTCTTGACTATGCTCACTGCTGGCTTAATATCAACCTCCACAACGTAGAGTTCCTCGTTGCTGTTTGAACATACTACTTGAACAAACTGAGGTTCACCAATACATAATCGTACAAGTTCCCTATCAGAGCTAGAGAAACTCCTCTCTATGTAATCAATTGCATCACAGTATACGTCTTTTTCTTTAACAGGAATACCAATGATTTCACCATGTACGTAACCAGTGGCACCTCTACTGTCCATGACACCAAAATGTATTGTGCCATTTGTACGAACATTCATACAACCTGTAGCAAATTTCAGCACTTCCTTTGCAAACTTGGCCTGTAGTCTTTGGCGGTCTAGTGTTGCAGCAATGGCAAATGACTTATACTCATGACATGGACTAATAAAATCAACAACCCCTGATTCTGGTAAGAGTACACTGTTTTTGACATATGTAAAATCAACACCTTTTATGTCAAAAGGTCGTAGTTTTGAATCTCTCTTTGTTGCTACCATAGGCACAAAATCTTCTTTATGCTCTTCCTTGATGTCGGCTGTGGTGTCAAGACTTTTAAGTGCACTTGCTCCATGGTCATTTTTTCCAGAAGTTCTTTTGTGGGAATGTTGGCTCTGGGCTTTTTGTGAAATTACAAGCTCATCTCTTTTTTTGATTATCAAAAGCGCAGGCCCAGATTTCATTCCAATCTTTTTTTCCAGATATTCTTCTGAGAGTTCACAAAGGACCCGCCCATCTACTTCCTCTTCATgaagtttttttatgtttgtttctttaaCTCCTATTGACCTTAACCAATCGCTCACCATAGACTCAGTCCAAGTCTCTAGCGGAGGATCCTCTGGCTTCTCTGcaaaacgaataaataaataaataaataaaataggtgagatcatgttaattaaaacaactttaaaataaTGACTGGTAAGTGCTGAAAAACAACAATATACTTGCCCATTGTTTAATGGCTTCTAGTGATCATTCACAGTACAAACTCAAACATCATAACATTGCGAACCTTGAAAAACAGAAATTACACTGTTATAGCAGAGACTTTTTGAAgccatgaaaaatatatttatctgcattttgtacatttacattaaataaatgtacaatttgctccccgggcaccgcagcataaatggctgcccactgctccgggtgtgtgttcacggtttgtgtgtgttcactgctgtgtgtgcactttggatgggttaaatgcagagcacgaattctgagtatgggtcaccatacttggctgaatgtcatgtcacttcaatTCATAAATGTTTAACACAGGGTGCGAACACAGAACGTTGCtttcatttaactttttattgCTAATGCATCACATAAAAATAACTTATATGTTaatcttaaatatttaataacgTTAAAAGTATGTGGGAAACAC
The sequence above is a segment of the Carassius carassius chromosome 9, fCarCar2.1, whole genome shotgun sequence genome. Coding sequences within it:
- the LOC132148483 gene encoding sterile alpha motif domain-containing protein 9-like encodes the protein MCKESPQHNVSITHKLSETEKKQFSKKRQSLEKQFKPEFILTFVLMSEEFESHKIIEYVKQFVKHLLQGIDIKSVVTKLVLYVALLNTYVQNSFISRSHCEALLGLSVHLDRFRQHAFETSLSEQARLVLIHLRDEKTYIKFIRIIHPLIAKELLHQLLGDKQQQSGLALDLLNNDVLFEHRFGKDQYMKFLRDLFMTRRRISKGDKMDTFFSPLIEHVREKECPDKAIELLKAAYKRFHEDAFFAQQLARLNYKHDRFEEAEQWAKTAVAKRPNNSYFLDTRGQVYRQWFTAKFKAMKQTEKTPENVVGALETALKAIECFQECEKAAVEDNETINNAGFFGVVEVGCELLKLISSLDVFSGRNHSQCIKYLLTDYMPAEVEKPWEVFHGKLKNLQKIILEALEWISEDLSYFQTDKNTDEEKTSETVERTTKYPMHWLVNKSSAYGKYFSGASQSKDQNQGKLTPVMKRMMIYHHGGGNITTIFSILTNQKDCCGLNKPESPVMVLEQIISLYPSNPMGAQMPQSDLVNYIASHFALSCLSTQSPKLAAFQDLQSLTDQFPREKQRCLPSTLFLLVLLFWPEEHDTEAEKEHKYEIVLSAVEHLQKLYDKKLKDIPPRKKRIYTHFFLSNGTGFEKFVHKSKFETITKMFSVSEKRLKWFSGELWKMPEMSKLLKCVTGWTEDEKVFLEGPKGMKFHIPALKTSSVPHNNENVTFYLGFTLKGPVAYNITVQT